The following proteins are co-located in the Megalops cyprinoides isolate fMegCyp1 chromosome 15, fMegCyp1.pri, whole genome shotgun sequence genome:
- the tmem72 gene encoding transmembrane protein 72, with amino-acid sequence MGTSAVWVVVECACRILGVSTAAVMCAVGVETLRQGEFHSLAVYLLVSSAGMMLFELAYFTDALLMRCLPCPPKWKVFILWKKMAKLGGFQKFLYYTLMSVVCFLHPVLVWHAVIPGTMLLVTGFAYFILSKRKKTLPKEPVSPSESCEDPPTAATSIGDPGDVERAYSFFRIISGKRASSLSYFPSASNGEASKDSSQAMLEESLPADAPARKRDKRRVHFKEKALHAVQDETEMQEYQEMDQEETTSDKAPMIRL; translated from the exons TGATGTGTGCGGTGGGGGTGGAGACGTTGCGCCAGGGAGAGTTCCACAGCCTGGCTGTTTACCTTCT TGTGTCCTCAGCTGGGATGATGTTATTTGAGCTGGCTTACTTCACTGATGCATTGCTGATGAGGTGCCTTCC CTGCCCTCCTAAATGGAAGGTGTTCATCTTGTGGAAGAAGATGGCCAAACTGGGGGGCTTTCAGAAGTTCCTGTACTACACTCTCATGTCTGTGGTGTGCTTCCTTCACCCAGTGCTTGTGTGGCATGCAGTCATACCAG GGACCATGCTTTTGGTCACTGGCTTTGCCTACTTCATTCTGAGCAAACGGAAGAAGACACTGCCTAAGGAGCCAGTCAGCCCGTCAGAAAGTTGTGAAGACCCGCCCACAGCAGCCACCTCCATCGGCGACCCCGGGGATGTGGAGCGGGCCTACTCCTTCTTCCGTATCATCTCGGGTAAGAGGGCCTCTTCGCTGTCGTATTTCCCGAGCGCAAGCAACGGAGAGGCCTCGAAAGACAGCTCCCAGGCGATGCTGGAGGAGTCGCTCCCCGCGGACGCGCCCGCAAGGAAACGCGACAAGAGACGTGTGCATTTCAAAGAGAAGGCTCTGCATGCTGTTCAGGACGAGACTGAAATGCAAGAGTACCAGGAAATGGACCAAGAAGAGACAACTTCAGACAAAGCACCCATGATCAGACTGTAA